In a genomic window of Telopea speciosissima isolate NSW1024214 ecotype Mountain lineage chromosome 5, Tspe_v1, whole genome shotgun sequence:
- the LOC122662486 gene encoding IMPACT family member in pol 5'region isoform X3, which translates to MTVIVTPPYFLKVNPRFPSLFLIASCRKTMVSTSSNKDPGTFITVTEKATFEKEIKRSKFIAIAGHISDEPSARSFLAQVRDPKATHNCWAYKIGDQFRSSDDGEPSGTAGKPICSSIFSSGIDRVMVVVIRYFGGIKLGTGGLVRAYGGITMDCLKSASTCEVKSKVPIGIEVPFDLFGVVYHQVTWLQMEIL; encoded by the exons ATGACGGTTATCGTAACCCCACCTTACTTTTTGAAAGTAAACCCACGTTTCCCTTCTCTATTCCTAATCGCTTCTTGCAGAAAAACCATGGTGAGCACCAGCAGCAACAAGGATCCAGGAACCTTCATCACTGTCACTGAGAAAGCCACTTTCGAAAAGGAAATTAAACGTAGCAAATTCATAGCGATCGCCGGACACATTTCCGACGAGCCCTCTGCTCGATCATTTCTCGCccag GTTCGGGATCCCAAAGCCACTCACAATTGTTGGGCTTATAAG ATTGGAGATCAATTTCGGAGCAGTGATGATGGTGAACCCTCTGGTACGGCTGGCAAGCCGATTTGCTCCTCTATTTTTTCATCGGGAATTGACAGGGTCATGGTGGTTGTCAtcag GTATTTTGGAGGGATAAAACTAGGCACCGGAGGATTAGTCAGGGCTTACGGAGGAATAACCATGGACTGCTTAAAAAGTGCCTCAACTTGTGAAGTGAAATCAAAA GTTCCTATTGGTATTGAGGTGCCCTTTGATCTATTTGGGGTTGTATACCATCAG GTAACATGGCTGCAAATGGAAATCCTGTGA
- the LOC122662486 gene encoding IMPACT family member in pol 5'region isoform X1, with amino-acid sequence MTVIVTPPYFLKVNPRFPSLFLIASCRKTMVSTSSNKDPGTFITVTEKATFEKEIKRSKFIAIAGHISDEPSARSFLAQVRDPKATHNCWAYKIGDQFRSSDDGEPSGTAGKPICSSIFSSGIDRVMVVVIRYFGGIKLGTGGLVRAYGGITMDCLKSASTCEVKSKVPIGIEVPFDLFGVVYHQLQSFQVEDIKQDYDTGKDSSTMITFKVDYDRVKGLEDAIKDNCSRDIVFYKR; translated from the exons ATGACGGTTATCGTAACCCCACCTTACTTTTTGAAAGTAAACCCACGTTTCCCTTCTCTATTCCTAATCGCTTCTTGCAGAAAAACCATGGTGAGCACCAGCAGCAACAAGGATCCAGGAACCTTCATCACTGTCACTGAGAAAGCCACTTTCGAAAAGGAAATTAAACGTAGCAAATTCATAGCGATCGCCGGACACATTTCCGACGAGCCCTCTGCTCGATCATTTCTCGCccag GTTCGGGATCCCAAAGCCACTCACAATTGTTGGGCTTATAAG ATTGGAGATCAATTTCGGAGCAGTGATGATGGTGAACCCTCTGGTACGGCTGGCAAGCCGATTTGCTCCTCTATTTTTTCATCGGGAATTGACAGGGTCATGGTGGTTGTCAtcag GTATTTTGGAGGGATAAAACTAGGCACCGGAGGATTAGTCAGGGCTTACGGAGGAATAACCATGGACTGCTTAAAAAGTGCCTCAACTTGTGAAGTGAAATCAAAA GTTCCTATTGGTATTGAGGTGCCCTTTGATCTATTTGGGGTTGTATACCATCAG TTACAATCATTTCAAGTTGAGGATATCAAGCAGGATTATGATACTGGTAAAGACAGCAGCACCATGATCACTTTCAAAGTTGATTATGACCGGGTGAAGGGTCTGGAGGATGCAATCAAAGACAATTGCAGCAGAGATATAGTGTTCTATAAGCGCTAA
- the LOC122662486 gene encoding IMPACT family member in pol 5'region isoform X2: MTVIVTPPYFLKVNPRFPSLFLIASCRKTMVSTSSNKDPGTFITVTEKATFEKEIKRSKFIAIAGHISDEPSARSFLAQVRDPKATHNCWAYKIGDQFRSSDDGEPSGTAGKPICSSIFSSGIDRVMVVVIRYFGGIKLGTGGLVRAYGGITMDCLKSASTCEVKSKVPIGIEVPFDLFGVVYHQVRVACGIVLLSLRADQN; this comes from the exons ATGACGGTTATCGTAACCCCACCTTACTTTTTGAAAGTAAACCCACGTTTCCCTTCTCTATTCCTAATCGCTTCTTGCAGAAAAACCATGGTGAGCACCAGCAGCAACAAGGATCCAGGAACCTTCATCACTGTCACTGAGAAAGCCACTTTCGAAAAGGAAATTAAACGTAGCAAATTCATAGCGATCGCCGGACACATTTCCGACGAGCCCTCTGCTCGATCATTTCTCGCccag GTTCGGGATCCCAAAGCCACTCACAATTGTTGGGCTTATAAG ATTGGAGATCAATTTCGGAGCAGTGATGATGGTGAACCCTCTGGTACGGCTGGCAAGCCGATTTGCTCCTCTATTTTTTCATCGGGAATTGACAGGGTCATGGTGGTTGTCAtcag GTATTTTGGAGGGATAAAACTAGGCACCGGAGGATTAGTCAGGGCTTACGGAGGAATAACCATGGACTGCTTAAAAAGTGCCTCAACTTGTGAAGTGAAATCAAAA GTTCCTATTGGTATTGAGGTGCCCTTTGATCTATTTGGGGTTGTATACCATCAGGTGAGGGTTGCATGTGGTATTGTATTATTATCCTTGCGTGCCGATCAAAATTGA
- the LOC122662486 gene encoding IMPACT family member in pol 5'region isoform X4 — translation MTVIVTPPYFLKVNPRFPSLFLIASCRKTMVSTSSNKDPGTFITVTEKATFEKEIKRSKFIAIAGHISDEPSARSFLAQVRDPKATHNCWAYKIGDQFRSSDDGEPSGTAGKPICSSIFSSGIDRVMVVVIRYFGGIKLGTGGLVRAYGGITMDCLKSASTCEVKSKVPIGIEVPFDLFGVVYHQFSFSLCLR, via the exons ATGACGGTTATCGTAACCCCACCTTACTTTTTGAAAGTAAACCCACGTTTCCCTTCTCTATTCCTAATCGCTTCTTGCAGAAAAACCATGGTGAGCACCAGCAGCAACAAGGATCCAGGAACCTTCATCACTGTCACTGAGAAAGCCACTTTCGAAAAGGAAATTAAACGTAGCAAATTCATAGCGATCGCCGGACACATTTCCGACGAGCCCTCTGCTCGATCATTTCTCGCccag GTTCGGGATCCCAAAGCCACTCACAATTGTTGGGCTTATAAG ATTGGAGATCAATTTCGGAGCAGTGATGATGGTGAACCCTCTGGTACGGCTGGCAAGCCGATTTGCTCCTCTATTTTTTCATCGGGAATTGACAGGGTCATGGTGGTTGTCAtcag GTATTTTGGAGGGATAAAACTAGGCACCGGAGGATTAGTCAGGGCTTACGGAGGAATAACCATGGACTGCTTAAAAAGTGCCTCAACTTGTGAAGTGAAATCAAAA GTTCCTATTGGTATTGAGGTGCCCTTTGATCTATTTGGGGTTGTATACCATCAG TTCTCTTTCAGCTTATGTTTGCGTTGA